A genomic segment from Nicotiana sylvestris chromosome 1, ASM39365v2, whole genome shotgun sequence encodes:
- the LOC104216005 gene encoding homeobox-leucine zipper protein HAT3 — protein sequence MGGEKEDGLGLSLSLGMSCPQNNLKNNDFISPSTPPFLLPFMHNHQISAERNEEAREFIRGEIDMNRPVRMIEACDEELEDEAVIMVSSPNNSTVSSVSGKRSHDREDNEGERPTSSLEDDGGDAAARKKLRLSKEQAAVLEETFKEHNTLNPKQKLALSKQLNLRPRQVEVWFQNRRARTKLKQTEVDCEYLRRCCENLTEENRRLQKEVTELRALKLSPQMYMNMTPPTTLTMCPQCERVAVSSSSSSVTSAGVSRSNHPVGALHQPPVPLNKPWAAIFSPKTLDDQRTQL from the exons ATGGGTGGTGAGAAAGAAGATGGTTTAGGTTTGAGCCTCAGCTTAGGAATGAGTTGCCCTCAAAATAATCTCAAGAATAATGACTTCATTTCACCATCAACTCCTCCATTCCTCTTGCCCTTCATGCATAATCATCAAATATCTGCAG AGAGAAATGAAGAAGCAAGAGAATTTATAAGAGGGGAAATAGATATGAATCGACCAGTGAGGATGATAGAGGCGTGTGATGAAGAATTAGAAGATGAAGCTGTGATTATGGTTTCATCACCTAATAACAGCACAGTTTCGAGTGTGAGCGGGAAGAGGAGTCATGACAGAGAAGATAACGAAGGGGAGAGGCCCACCAGCTCCCTGGAGGATGACGGCGGCGACGCGGCGGCGAGGAAGAAACTCCGGCTGTCCAAGGAGCAAGCAGCCGTTCTTGAAGAGACATTCAAGGAGCATAACACTCTTAATCCA aAGCAAAAATTGGCTTTGTCGAAACAGCTGAATCTCAGGCCAAGACAAGTGGAGGTGTGGTTTCAGAACAGGAGGGCAAG GACCAAGTTGAAGCAAACAGAGGTTGATTGTGAGTACTTGAGGCGTTGTTGTGAGAATCTGACTGAGGAAAACAGACGATTGCAGAAAGAAGTAACTGAGCTTAGAGCATTGAAGCTTTCTCCACAAATGTACATGAACATGACTCCTCCCACCACCCTTACCATGTGCCCTCAGTGCGAGCGTGTGGCCGTATCGTCTTCTTCCTCCTCTGTCACCAGTGCAGGTGTCTCTCGCTCGAACCACCCTGTAGGCGCCCTTCACCAACCGCCAGTGCCCCTCAACAAACCATGGGCTGCAATTTTCTCCCCTAAAACACTCGACGATCAACGAACACAACTGTAG